GAAAATAGTCATGTAGAAAATATTTACCTCGCACAAATTAGTTCAGATGGACAGTTATATGTTGATTATTTTGATGACCATCTTGAGAAAGAAGGAGAGAAAAATGGAGATTCTTGAACAACTCTTTGAACGTTGGATGGAATCCAATTTAAGAAAGCATGATTCTATTCAGAGGAATGAAGACAATAGATATGATAACGTTGATCACCAATTAACTAATTTAGACAATACAGCTGATGAATTTGAGCAAAAGATGGAAATGGTTGCATCCCAGATGGAAAAATGGATGAGCGGAAAAGTAGGGGCGAAATAATTAAACTTTTCAATTATGTATATTAGTCCAACCAAAAGTATTTCCTTTACATATGATGTAGAGAAGTCAGGTAAAGGAGGTGCTTAGCGCATGGGTTACGGCTATGGTTACGGATACGGCGGTGGCGGCTACGGTGGTGGTAGCACTTTCGTATTAATCGTTGTATTGTTCATCCTTTTAATTATTGTTGGTGCTTCTTATTACAACTAATCTTAAAAAGATGTAAAGATAAAAGTATGAGCACTCTTGCTCGTACTTTTGTCATTTTTTGGAGTGTATTTTTTCGATGACGGGGTCCAAGGCGAGGATACTGTTGGAAAAATCACAGTAGCCCAAAAGAAAATTGAAATTTAATCACATTTTCAAATTAAGTCCATAGTATATATCATGAATTAAGGAGGCGGGAAAATGGATAGCAAATTCTTTAAAAACCTTGAAGGTAAAACTGGCGTAAACATGAATGATATCTTTTCTTTAGCTAACTCTTTACAAGGAGCAAACTTTAAAGACGAAAAAACAGTTCGCGGTGTCATCCAACAAGTATCTAGGATTGCAAATAAACCAGTAAATAAAGAAATGGAAGATAAAATTGTTAATTCCATTGTAAATGGTAAAGAAAAGCTAGACTTTAACACAATTGCAAAAATGATGAATAAAAAATAACATAGCTAGGTTTGGAGATTCATAGTTACAAAGTAAAACCACACTTTTAATGTAAAGTGTGGTTTTACGTTTTTTATTTTAGCAACCCCTTAATAAACCGCGAAGGTGCGGCTTTTCGTCCTCGGCGATAGGATGGAACAGATAGGTAAAGGTGTTCCTTTGCTCTTGTCATCGCGACATATAGCAAGCGTCTTTCTTCTTCAAGAAATTCATATTTTTCTTTTCTGGCTGATTCAAGGGCGAAGTCATGTGGTAGTGCTCCATCCACAATGCCCAATACGTAAACATATTTAAATTCCAATCCCTTGGAGCGGTGAATCGTCATCAGTTGAACTCCAGAATTGTCTTTATTTCCTTTAAGTGCTTGCTGAGTTACGGTCATGTGATCGATATGTTGAAGAAAATCTGGGATGGTTAAAAATTTCTTTGCGACAACTTTTAGGTCGTTCATGTCGTCTGAGCCCTTTTCCATCGTATTTCCTTCGTTTCCTTGCTTTTTAAGATAATCAGTAAAGCCCAGTTCCTTTTCGATAATCGTCAGTGCTGTCACCGGCTTCTCATTTTTTAGAGAGCTGATTCTTGGGATGATCTTTTTAAGCTTTGATTTTTGAAAGTTTGGCAAACCATTCACGTGCAACAATGCTTCAACAAGGGAACAATCATGTAAAATGCTCAAAGCCTTTACATCGTTCACAACGGATTGCTTTAAAAATAGTGCCCGAATAAGTTCGGCAATAGCTGTTGAATCATCTGCATTCATACTTAATCGCAAATAGGAAAGCATACTACGAACCATTTTTCTTTCATAAAAAGAAGATTGTCCATTTTCCATCGTAAAAGGAATGCTTGATTGCACGAAGCGTTCAAACACAGCTCGTCCACCGGTATGAGTTCGGTATAAAATGGCAAACTCATCAGGAGCTGCTCCTTCTTCAATTTTTTCCTTCATATCTTGTAGAATCATCGTTGCCTCTTCTTCCTCATCATATGGAAAAAAGGTAACAGGTGATTGCTCTGATTGATACTGAGCAATCATGCTCTTACTTAAGCGATGTTTGTTTTTTGAAATAACCTCATTGGCTGTTGATACGATCTCGTGATCTGATCGGTAGTTAGAGGATAGGTGAATCACTTTGGCATCAGGATATTCCTGCTTGAAGTCCAAAATAAAAGAAGGCTGACTTCCTCTAAAACTATAAATCGTTTGATCATCATCGCCAACTCCACATAAATTTCTTGTGTGGTTTGAGAGGAGTTGAATGAGCTTATATTGAATAGGATTGATATCTTGAAACTCATCAATAAGAAAATACTGAAAACGATTTTGATAAGCTTTAAGAATTTCGGGATTTTCCTTTAGTAGTTGGTAGCAATGAACCAGCATGTCATCAAAATCAAATTGACCTCGTTGTAGCTTTTGATCCTCGTATGCAAGGTAAAGAGTTAATGCTGTTTGTTCCCATTCATCAGCTGGGTGAATATCATTCACTGACTTCATTGTGTTTTTCCAAAAACCAATTTGTTGAATGGCTTGGTCGAATGGAAAATCCTTCTCATCAATACCTAGCTCTCTACATGAATTTTTTAAATAAACTTCTTTTTGCCAATCCCATTTTAAAAGGTTTTTGCCGTTCCACTTATCGCGATTGTGATGAAGTAGGATTTTATAGAATATGCTATGAAAAGTACCAATCACGAGCTGATTCAATTGACCAACATGTAGTGATGAAGAAGCGGCGAGACGCTCATGCATCTCTCGTGCGGCTTTTGCTGTAAACGTAACAAGCATGATCGAAGTTGGTTGGATTTTTTTTTCTTCAATCATATAAAGAGCTCTTGTGGTAAGCACTCGGGTTTTACCACTACCAGCACCAGCTAAAATAAGCAGTGGTCCTTCAATTGTTGTCACAGCTTCTTTTTGTTCAATATCAAGAGGAATACCTACTATTGAAGAAGGTGTTTTCACTTTTAATGTAAACGGTGTTCTTCCTTTAATGTATTTAGGCTGACGCCACTCCACTACCTGTGGCTTTTCAACTGTTGCAACACT
This genomic stretch from Metabacillus sp. B2-18 harbors:
- a CDS encoding YjcZ family sporulation protein, with the translated sequence MGYGYGYGYGGGGYGGGSTFVLIVVLFILLIIVGASYYN
- a CDS encoding stage VI sporulation protein F, yielding MDSKFFKNLEGKTGVNMNDIFSLANSLQGANFKDEKTVRGVIQQVSRIANKPVNKEMEDKIVNSIVNGKEKLDFNTIAKMMNKK
- a CDS encoding UvrD-helicase domain-containing protein, translated to MNSAKLKEVTISLLQLPREDYQRIYESCLKEEVICLCCGQPVRFYLGISKSPYFYHSNQKRNETCQQQFQQYHSEQPVQVKEPELLYEEKNGFRIPKSRSVATVEKPQVVEWRQPKYIKGRTPFTLKVKTPSSIVGIPLDIEQKEAVTTIEGPLLILAGAGSGKTRVLTTRALYMIEEKKIQPTSIMLVTFTAKAAREMHERLAASSSLHVGQLNQLVIGTFHSIFYKILLHHNRDKWNGKNLLKWDWQKEVYLKNSCRELGIDEKDFPFDQAIQQIGFWKNTMKSVNDIHPADEWEQTALTLYLAYEDQKLQRGQFDFDDMLVHCYQLLKENPEILKAYQNRFQYFLIDEFQDINPIQYKLIQLLSNHTRNLCGVGDDDQTIYSFRGSQPSFILDFKQEYPDAKVIHLSSNYRSDHEIVSTANEVISKNKHRLSKSMIAQYQSEQSPVTFFPYDEEEEATMILQDMKEKIEEGAAPDEFAILYRTHTGGRAVFERFVQSSIPFTMENGQSSFYERKMVRSMLSYLRLSMNADDSTAIAELIRALFLKQSVVNDVKALSILHDCSLVEALLHVNGLPNFQKSKLKKIIPRISSLKNEKPVTALTIIEKELGFTDYLKKQGNEGNTMEKGSDDMNDLKVVAKKFLTIPDFLQHIDHMTVTQQALKGNKDNSGVQLMTIHRSKGLEFKYVYVLGIVDGALPHDFALESARKEKYEFLEEERRLLYVAMTRAKEHLYLSVPSYRRGRKAAPSRFIKGLLK